In the genome of Candidatus Reidiella endopervernicosa, one region contains:
- a CDS encoding PP2C family protein-serine/threonine phosphatase, producing MNREATDSQDLPFLQTLTLLIIDDDGELRTWMETVLSPMTKELHSAADAEQATMLFKEHTPDLVITDVNMPGSGGLELATEIKAFDPDIPVLLITGYDDATTLQQAIEIGIDGYLAKPLTVESVMQALAKPLRSLQNNRDLKQQTALLEMYHAAAEEERDLVSDLMERMMQPIERRDERFDYWVAPTDAVSGDLICIHYANNGTLFIMAADSTGHGLPAALNLLPINQVFYRMVDKGFPVSAIAEEMNRVIKEQSPADRFVAATLASIDFRNRIIDICNGGNPPTFLIDDSGEVVHSFASGQLPLGILGGESFTASNEIYRWEQPLQLVLFSDGMTDAENESGIAFDERGIIEALKQSTQDKRVTHVVEAVQTHLGERHAHDDISIIVANCEL from the coding sequence ATGAACAGAGAAGCAACGGACTCTCAAGACCTTCCCTTTCTGCAGACACTCACCCTGCTCATCATCGATGACGATGGTGAACTGCGTACCTGGATGGAGACTGTACTCTCCCCAATGACAAAGGAGCTGCATAGCGCTGCAGATGCGGAACAGGCCACGATGCTCTTCAAGGAGCACACACCTGACCTTGTCATAACTGACGTCAATATGCCGGGTTCAGGTGGTCTCGAACTCGCCACTGAGATCAAAGCCTTCGACCCCGATATTCCGGTACTACTGATCACCGGATACGACGATGCCACAACACTGCAGCAGGCCATCGAGATTGGTATCGACGGCTATCTCGCCAAACCGCTTACAGTCGAGAGCGTGATGCAGGCACTCGCCAAACCATTGCGTAGCCTGCAAAACAACCGTGACCTGAAACAGCAGACGGCGCTGCTTGAGATGTATCACGCCGCTGCCGAGGAGGAGCGTGACCTGGTCTCTGATCTGATGGAGCGCATGATGCAGCCGATCGAGCGACGTGATGAGCGCTTCGACTACTGGGTTGCTCCGACCGATGCGGTCAGTGGTGACCTGATCTGCATCCACTACGCCAATAACGGCACGCTCTTCATTATGGCCGCCGACTCGACCGGTCACGGCCTACCCGCCGCACTCAACCTGCTGCCAATCAACCAGGTCTTCTACCGCATGGTCGACAAAGGCTTTCCTGTCTCGGCGATCGCCGAAGAGATGAACCGAGTTATCAAAGAGCAGTCGCCTGCCGATCGCTTTGTCGCCGCCACCCTCGCCTCGATCGATTTCCGAAACCGCATCATCGATATCTGTAACGGAGGCAATCCACCTACCTTCTTAATCGACGATTCGGGCGAGGTAGTTCACAGCTTCGCTTCTGGCCAGCTACCACTCGGCATCCTGGGTGGCGAGAGCTTCACCGCCAGTAACGAGATCTACCGCTGGGAACAACCACTGCAACTGGTGCTCTTCTCCGACGGCATGACCGATGCTGAGAACGAGTCGGGCATCGCCTTTGATGAACGTGGCATCATCGAAGCACTGAAACAGAGCACACAGGATAAACGTGTTACCCACGTCGTCGAAGCGGTACAAACACACCTTGGTGAACGCCATGCCCACGACGATATTTCGATTATCGTTGCCAACTGTGAACTCTAA
- a CDS encoding radical SAM/SPASM domain-containing protein, with the protein MNSSPTSIRLEASTRCQLDCPVCPTASGKLAKSRVGSGVLRLTDFQNLLEATPALNSVELSNYGEVFLNKELVSILECAAEHDVEINLVNGVNLNFATTEQLEALVKYRVAQITVALDGATQATYERYRSGGQIEKVLDHVRQINEFKQRYRSDLPKLTWQFVLFSYNEPEVDAARSMAAQLDMSFALRPNWSSSYFPVENPAQPYDVILPTPEQISGSSPLPIDAERFPLCAQLWVDPQVNWNGAMLGCCVNYWDDYGDVFASSITAVMESEKYRNTQKMLAGETFTADSPCLKCNQFRTGFLSQYYWRYLLDAPMKWKLRLLKLKVRKGRRRVKAMLVNRVGAVKAFMSRVIRRSTDYP; encoded by the coding sequence GTGAATTCTTCACCAACCAGCATCAGGCTTGAGGCATCGACCCGCTGTCAGCTTGATTGTCCGGTCTGTCCAACCGCAAGTGGAAAGCTCGCGAAGAGTCGGGTTGGCAGTGGTGTACTCAGGCTAACCGATTTTCAGAATCTATTAGAGGCGACCCCCGCTCTTAACTCTGTAGAGCTCTCCAACTACGGTGAGGTGTTCCTCAATAAGGAACTGGTCTCGATACTTGAATGTGCGGCAGAACATGATGTCGAGATTAATCTGGTCAATGGGGTGAATCTAAATTTTGCCACGACCGAACAGCTCGAGGCTTTGGTCAAATATCGCGTTGCTCAGATAACCGTTGCGCTCGATGGTGCAACCCAGGCGACCTATGAACGCTATCGTTCTGGAGGCCAGATCGAGAAGGTGCTCGACCATGTCCGTCAGATCAATGAGTTTAAACAGCGCTACCGCAGCGATCTTCCCAAGCTGACCTGGCAGTTTGTACTCTTTAGTTACAACGAGCCTGAGGTTGATGCGGCGAGGAGTATGGCAGCACAGCTCGATATGTCTTTCGCGCTTAGGCCGAATTGGAGTTCAAGCTACTTCCCCGTGGAGAATCCCGCCCAGCCCTACGATGTTATTTTGCCAACACCCGAGCAGATCTCCGGATCGTCTCCGTTGCCTATTGATGCAGAGCGATTTCCACTCTGTGCGCAGCTCTGGGTCGATCCGCAGGTTAACTGGAACGGTGCGATGCTCGGTTGTTGTGTGAACTACTGGGATGACTACGGTGATGTTTTTGCGTCATCCATAACCGCAGTGATGGAGAGTGAAAAGTATCGCAATACCCAGAAGATGCTGGCGGGAGAGACTTTTACAGCTGATAGTCCTTGTCTGAAATGCAATCAGTTTCGTACCGGATTCTTATCGCAATACTATTGGCGCTACCTGCTCGATGCCCCGATGAAGTGGAAGTTAAGGCTGCTGAAACTCAAAGTGAGGAAGGGCAGGAGGAGAGTTAAGGCGATGCTGGTAAATAGAGTCGGAGCGGTAAAGGCCTTCATGAGCCGAGTGATCAGACGTTCTACCGACTATCCGTAG
- a CDS encoding type I polyketide synthase, producing MGLDAQNKLPQNSDSLKRCFITDIPVSLWERDVYLAADDSECDTTYSGIAGLPDEIDSDLTDFRIPPSVSDEMTQLQILVLRCAQQALRDAGYFRRPFLKKRVGVVIGAPKNESLELNDKLSWKKARQRLEALAKKGDFDQEAALALLDEYEEQFNTYEVKADTVLGANGNLGVSRVASAFDFQGITNSVDAACSSSLTAIGQAVMLLQERRCDVVLSGGVDTTVHPSIFVGFSRLQALSNNGSFPFDERADGFVIGSGGAIFVLKRFSDAVRNGDEIYALIRGWGVSNDGAGKGMAAPDYEGQMRAVEGAYADAGIDPDEVSFVECHATGTPVGDAEERKSVSEYFGKPRLNSKKAPVAIAGSKAMVGHARAGAGAAGMLSSIFAINTRCVPPQVNYEQAPEGIDYAAIGLHVAKRPEPIDRDEIVTGTSSFGFGGINYHLVLSSSPVNQRAPVVDISRADFPLFDNLDNDLAFIFPGQGSQYVGMLHAFKHLPEVGELLHKADQIYASIGGGPLTPLLTELPHEDESRRSEQEERLRSTEVSQPAIFLLSAVILELVRARTNISPSLVIGHSLGEYSALYTAGVLSFEDAFTLVCWRGRIMGESNSKSSEAMIALECTEQRAEGMIEAVDGYATCANVNSYRQTVVSGESGAIDQLERLAEQQGMRAAKLNVARAFHSALVADCVAPIKAHLEKAHFNASRIAIPACLSRELFPGQSDIGGVMREDDRLTTIDMLCRQVDHPVDFVSQVNAAYESGIRRFVEVGPRNILSRLVEQIIENRPLQTECLNGPDGETLQHIEGLEQLLAEPVVIKRQPPPARQSTRKRVKASAGVATTSREMSLLERITVTVSSVSGYSVESINREAEFERDLGIDTLKIFEILSMLRGDVLPQEIENFRQLTSVQKILTVAEKCAQQLGGEEGTKSSSEISRYKYKTVETGRIAIDRTRQLSDGYGVDLPEAPYDGERSRVVIARPLPTSMSVAADSVIPELRNRIVEMAAREDGGRPEQIVVVTWCDAESFYDGAYLAIDGMLKVAGHDIASLEFSYIHIDAESFDESMVESMLQPHSTLPSSGKHLTTSGAVYQGRLFEVEALLGSELELSTQLTAEDVVLVTGGARGIAAYIVQQLLETTAARFVLIGRKQESEAWIAEQPERICYLSADLTDRSAIRSLNLGGMGISLIVHAAGIEIAHNILKASDEDFRRVIATKTTAIDEILDQLECERLRGVVQFSSIASYAGRHGQSDYAAANGLLNGRLKKGVPALSIAWPAWGEIGMASRGVIKEILETSGVAFLAPEEGLSIFVDLLNGFLANPPHGETIRFAASGAKISPYMVSFSGESENDSVQQLNSYRISDPDRRLHATLKLDLQRTPSLRDHLFWKEVYIPGALMVKEAARLVALNLPDEASAPVELVAVDFLSPIAVRDGDQVQLQMSRTQDTFLVELQEEHLRPIFNVTLKRQQNASEVTAADQKQLAEVVRRAGIELQPFGDYRVDLKLNNETRHKGYFALVDRFSYNGDLITANVDVALGRDERSLLSDDGGVAFLLEAAFQAGTLWREMKVSNRRILMPKHIGACRIYYHNCRKAESVTIFCELIEIEPESDVIRSNLYVVDQDNEPLMVMEDFHSSPIAMKNPLPVHTHPLYVPYMLNGCDLLAIPLAEAADYASAHRDMVIARDEEQEIAPLTAEKRQHEKLAGKLTTKLLIDELMAKRGNPRVDSLASVSVLSDGTPVAVNCAGLQGEHHFSISHSDDLVCAAHAEVPVGIDVERIRTLSPRVVADICGEKTLTDIQRFIDETGYSAKSIDYINLTLPVVIFSQKEAVLKAAGIGIGEGLAEVEISDVEIQAPVRANYRGAEYELLTTIHHDHVISVARLIAGIPSVTADASVAPAIEREVPLSSLQQAVLYQESLITERDAPSYALALRIDLKVQLDRDALRFAIDTIVDRHDVLRMVFDTTQDQPTGQILRFVTPLIDEIDVEGGDAAEPEKVLNDALDRHSEQQFDLTRGPLFKINLLRLNQQRYVLQSIFHHSIMDCFSAITLANELISIYQGRVSGDQYVATASTSYSDFTERERALLSRERIERLDRYWHSAMSGVVSDGLSLPRAGSHSETEQAAPHYIDYSFHPEMKKQLEQVCRKAGVTLFAGLLALLQSAISKASGRNQSVIYIPFSGRDFKLDKESTGPFIRLLPIRADIGEGESYVELLQSQRGAILDAIEFSAIPPANLRQIVREQTEVGGKEPQVICQLIYENEEQPKLDSLEVESSVRDGVNPHAAIIASFFHSREKLRCTVTFNSALIDRATLQQVMSGFASESTRLCRQASQVVDPRVHTPLPAVATESVLQAEHLCGDTRRSTADCSIVIRWSIRWW from the coding sequence TTGGGCTTGGATGCCCAAAACAAACTTCCGCAAAATAGCGACTCCCTAAAACGCTGTTTTATTACCGATATACCGGTGTCTCTCTGGGAGCGTGACGTCTACCTCGCCGCCGATGATAGTGAGTGTGATACCACCTACTCGGGCATCGCTGGCCTACCCGATGAGATCGACTCGGACCTGACCGATTTCAGGATTCCGCCCAGTGTCTCCGATGAGATGACACAGCTACAGATTCTGGTGCTGCGGTGTGCGCAACAGGCACTTCGGGATGCCGGTTATTTCAGGCGCCCATTTCTAAAAAAACGGGTGGGCGTGGTAATCGGTGCGCCAAAGAATGAGTCGCTCGAGCTTAACGACAAACTGTCGTGGAAAAAGGCGAGACAACGGCTTGAGGCGTTGGCGAAAAAGGGTGATTTCGACCAGGAAGCTGCACTGGCGCTTCTCGATGAGTATGAGGAGCAGTTCAATACCTACGAGGTCAAAGCCGACACGGTGCTCGGTGCAAATGGCAATCTGGGTGTCTCTCGAGTGGCCTCTGCATTCGATTTCCAGGGGATTACCAATAGCGTCGATGCGGCCTGCTCCTCGTCGCTGACAGCGATCGGCCAGGCGGTCATGCTGCTCCAGGAGCGACGTTGCGATGTGGTGTTGAGTGGTGGTGTGGACACCACAGTCCACCCATCTATCTTTGTCGGTTTCTCGCGCCTGCAGGCGCTCTCCAATAATGGCTCTTTCCCCTTTGATGAGCGGGCGGATGGATTTGTCATCGGTTCCGGCGGGGCGATCTTTGTCCTCAAACGATTTAGTGATGCGGTACGCAACGGAGATGAGATCTACGCCCTGATTCGTGGCTGGGGTGTGTCGAATGATGGCGCCGGTAAGGGAATGGCCGCGCCCGACTATGAGGGACAGATGCGTGCCGTTGAGGGGGCCTATGCCGATGCCGGAATCGATCCCGATGAGGTCAGTTTTGTGGAGTGCCATGCCACCGGTACGCCGGTTGGCGATGCCGAAGAGCGCAAGAGCGTCTCCGAGTATTTTGGTAAGCCTCGACTGAACAGTAAAAAAGCGCCGGTCGCGATTGCGGGCAGTAAGGCTATGGTTGGACACGCCCGTGCCGGTGCCGGTGCTGCAGGTATGCTCTCAAGCATCTTTGCGATTAATACACGTTGTGTGCCGCCACAGGTGAACTATGAGCAAGCGCCTGAAGGTATCGACTATGCAGCGATAGGGCTGCACGTCGCGAAGCGTCCCGAACCGATCGATCGTGATGAGATTGTTACCGGTACCTCCTCATTCGGCTTTGGGGGTATCAACTACCATCTCGTTCTATCGAGTTCCCCGGTAAATCAGCGTGCACCCGTTGTCGATATTTCACGTGCCGATTTTCCGCTATTCGATAATCTCGATAACGATCTCGCCTTCATCTTTCCGGGGCAGGGCTCGCAGTATGTCGGCATGCTACACGCGTTCAAACATCTACCGGAGGTGGGCGAGCTGCTACACAAGGCGGATCAGATCTATGCATCGATTGGTGGTGGTCCGCTGACGCCGCTACTGACCGAGCTGCCACATGAGGATGAGTCGCGCCGCAGTGAGCAGGAGGAGCGACTCCGCTCGACTGAGGTTTCCCAGCCGGCAATCTTCCTCCTCTCGGCGGTAATTCTGGAACTCGTCAGGGCGCGCACCAACATCTCTCCCTCGCTGGTCATCGGACACTCACTGGGTGAGTATTCGGCGCTTTATACAGCGGGTGTGCTGAGTTTTGAGGATGCCTTCACCCTGGTCTGCTGGCGTGGACGCATTATGGGCGAGTCGAACTCAAAGAGCAGTGAGGCGATGATCGCACTTGAGTGCACGGAGCAGCGCGCCGAGGGGATGATAGAGGCGGTTGATGGTTACGCGACCTGTGCCAATGTGAACTCCTATCGCCAGACGGTCGTCTCTGGCGAGAGCGGCGCCATCGATCAACTTGAGCGATTGGCCGAACAGCAGGGGATGCGTGCAGCCAAGTTGAATGTGGCACGGGCATTTCACTCGGCCCTGGTCGCCGACTGTGTGGCACCGATCAAGGCCCATCTTGAAAAGGCGCACTTCAATGCAAGCCGAATTGCGATACCCGCATGTCTCAGTCGAGAGCTGTTCCCGGGGCAGAGCGATATTGGTGGTGTGATGAGAGAGGACGATCGGCTTACCACGATCGATATGCTCTGTCGTCAGGTTGATCATCCGGTCGATTTTGTCTCTCAGGTCAACGCTGCATATGAGTCGGGCATCAGGCGATTTGTCGAGGTAGGTCCGAGAAATATTCTCTCGCGACTGGTCGAGCAGATCATCGAGAATCGCCCGTTGCAGACCGAATGCCTGAATGGCCCGGATGGTGAAACGTTGCAGCATATTGAAGGGCTTGAGCAGTTGTTGGCAGAGCCTGTGGTGATAAAGCGTCAACCCCCTCCAGCACGTCAGTCGACACGTAAACGGGTCAAGGCGAGTGCAGGTGTGGCAACGACCTCTAGGGAGATGAGCCTGCTCGAGCGCATTACTGTGACCGTCTCGAGTGTTTCGGGCTATAGCGTCGAGTCGATCAATCGCGAGGCTGAATTTGAACGTGATCTCGGTATCGATACCCTGAAGATCTTCGAGATTCTATCCATGTTGCGTGGTGATGTACTGCCACAGGAGATCGAGAATTTCCGCCAGCTGACCAGTGTGCAGAAGATCCTCACTGTTGCAGAGAAGTGTGCTCAGCAGCTGGGTGGTGAAGAGGGTACGAAGAGCAGTTCAGAGATTTCCCGCTATAAGTACAAGACGGTAGAGACCGGGCGTATCGCCATCGATAGAACACGGCAACTCTCGGACGGCTACGGTGTGGATCTTCCTGAAGCCCCCTACGACGGGGAGCGGTCACGTGTGGTTATCGCTCGGCCTCTGCCGACAAGCATGTCGGTGGCTGCCGACTCAGTGATCCCCGAGTTACGTAATCGAATCGTAGAGATGGCTGCTCGTGAAGATGGGGGGCGTCCCGAGCAGATCGTTGTAGTGACCTGGTGTGATGCTGAATCCTTCTATGATGGTGCCTATCTCGCAATCGACGGGATGTTAAAGGTCGCCGGTCACGATATTGCATCGCTTGAGTTCAGCTATATCCACATCGATGCAGAGAGCTTTGATGAGTCGATGGTCGAATCGATGCTGCAACCGCACTCCACTCTACCCAGTAGTGGTAAACATCTCACCACTTCCGGCGCGGTCTATCAGGGGCGTCTGTTCGAAGTAGAAGCGCTGTTGGGAAGCGAGTTAGAACTCTCGACGCAGTTGACGGCTGAGGATGTTGTGCTCGTCACTGGCGGTGCTCGAGGGATAGCTGCGTACATCGTGCAGCAACTGCTTGAGACAACGGCGGCACGATTTGTTCTGATCGGACGAAAGCAGGAGTCCGAAGCGTGGATTGCCGAGCAGCCGGAACGTATCTGCTACCTCTCAGCCGACCTGACCGATCGTAGCGCGATACGTTCTCTGAATCTGGGGGGAATGGGAATATCGCTAATCGTACATGCGGCCGGTATCGAGATAGCACATAACATTCTCAAGGCGAGCGATGAAGATTTTCGTCGCGTTATCGCCACCAAAACCACGGCGATTGATGAGATCCTCGATCAGCTCGAGTGTGAACGCCTGCGTGGCGTCGTGCAGTTCTCTTCGATCGCCTCCTATGCGGGGCGTCACGGTCAGTCTGACTATGCAGCGGCCAACGGTCTGCTCAACGGGCGTCTGAAAAAGGGTGTGCCTGCGCTCTCTATCGCCTGGCCTGCCTGGGGCGAGATCGGTATGGCATCACGCGGTGTCATCAAGGAGATTCTCGAGACGAGTGGTGTGGCCTTTCTGGCACCCGAAGAGGGGTTGTCGATCTTTGTCGATCTTCTCAACGGCTTTCTGGCGAACCCACCGCACGGAGAGACCATTCGTTTCGCAGCCAGCGGTGCGAAAATTTCACCCTATATGGTCAGTTTCAGCGGTGAGAGCGAGAACGATTCGGTTCAGCAGTTGAACAGTTACCGTATCAGCGATCCAGATCGACGCCTCCATGCCACTCTCAAGCTTGATCTACAGCGTACCCCGAGCCTGCGTGATCACCTCTTCTGGAAGGAGGTCTACATCCCGGGTGCGCTGATGGTCAAAGAGGCGGCGAGACTGGTTGCGTTGAATCTGCCAGACGAAGCCTCTGCACCGGTTGAGCTTGTTGCAGTCGATTTTCTCTCACCGATTGCTGTCAGGGATGGTGATCAGGTACAGCTGCAGATGTCACGCACGCAGGATACATTCCTCGTCGAGCTGCAGGAGGAGCATCTTCGTCCGATCTTTAATGTGACGCTAAAGAGGCAGCAGAACGCCTCAGAGGTTACGGCTGCAGATCAAAAGCAGCTTGCCGAGGTGGTGCGTCGTGCGGGGATCGAGCTACAGCCCTTTGGCGACTATCGGGTCGACCTGAAGCTAAACAACGAGACGCGCCATAAAGGGTACTTCGCACTGGTTGATCGTTTCAGCTACAACGGCGATCTGATTACAGCCAACGTCGATGTTGCACTTGGACGGGATGAGAGAAGTCTGCTGAGTGACGATGGGGGTGTCGCCTTTCTGCTCGAGGCGGCCTTCCAGGCTGGCACTCTGTGGCGCGAGATGAAGGTGAGTAATCGACGCATATTGATGCCTAAGCATATTGGCGCGTGTCGAATCTACTACCACAACTGCAGAAAGGCGGAGTCGGTAACGATCTTCTGTGAGCTGATTGAGATAGAGCCCGAGAGCGATGTGATCCGCTCCAATCTCTACGTCGTCGATCAGGATAACGAGCCACTGATGGTGATGGAGGATTTCCACTCATCACCCATCGCGATGAAAAATCCCCTGCCGGTACACACCCATCCCCTCTATGTTCCCTACATGTTGAACGGTTGCGATCTGCTAGCAATACCACTCGCAGAGGCGGCCGATTATGCGAGTGCGCACCGGGATATGGTGATCGCCAGGGATGAGGAGCAGGAGATCGCTCCACTCACTGCCGAGAAGCGACAGCATGAGAAACTGGCGGGCAAGCTTACAACCAAGCTACTAATCGATGAACTGATGGCGAAGCGCGGTAACCCACGTGTGGACTCTCTGGCCTCGGTAAGTGTTCTCTCAGATGGAACGCCTGTAGCCGTAAATTGTGCTGGGCTGCAGGGTGAGCACCACTTCTCGATTAGTCACAGTGATGATCTGGTCTGTGCCGCACACGCTGAGGTGCCGGTTGGTATCGATGTAGAGCGTATCAGGACGCTCTCGCCCAGGGTGGTGGCAGATATCTGTGGCGAGAAGACGCTCACTGATATTCAACGTTTTATCGATGAGACCGGATACTCAGCAAAGAGTATCGACTACATCAATCTGACCCTGCCGGTGGTGATCTTTTCGCAGAAAGAGGCGGTGCTAAAGGCCGCAGGTATCGGAATTGGTGAGGGGCTCGCTGAGGTCGAAATCAGCGATGTCGAGATACAGGCGCCCGTGCGTGCCAACTACCGCGGCGCTGAATATGAGCTGCTGACGACCATTCACCACGATCACGTTATCTCTGTTGCCCGGTTGATTGCCGGCATACCCTCGGTCACGGCTGACGCTAGTGTGGCACCCGCTATCGAACGTGAGGTGCCGCTCTCCTCTTTGCAGCAGGCGGTGCTCTATCAGGAGTCGCTGATAACAGAACGCGATGCGCCCAGCTATGCACTGGCGTTACGCATCGATCTGAAAGTGCAGCTTGATCGTGATGCGCTACGTTTTGCCATCGATACGATTGTTGATCGGCACGATGTATTGAGAATGGTGTTCGACACCACACAGGATCAGCCGACGGGGCAGATTCTCCGTTTCGTTACGCCATTGATCGATGAGATCGATGTGGAGGGCGGTGATGCAGCGGAGCCCGAGAAGGTGCTCAACGACGCACTCGATCGTCACAGTGAGCAGCAGTTCGATCTCACCCGTGGGCCGCTGTTCAAGATCAATCTGCTGCGCCTCAATCAACAGCGCTATGTCCTGCAGTCTATTTTCCACCACTCGATAATGGACTGCTTCTCAGCGATCACCCTGGCCAATGAGCTGATCTCGATCTATCAGGGTAGAGTCAGTGGCGATCAATATGTCGCAACGGCCTCGACGAGCTATAGCGACTTTACCGAGCGGGAGAGGGCGCTGTTGAGCAGAGAGCGCATCGAGCGACTCGACCGCTACTGGCACAGTGCGATGAGCGGTGTCGTCAGCGACGGCCTCTCGCTACCGCGTGCTGGCAGCCACAGTGAGACCGAACAGGCAGCACCTCACTATATCGATTACAGCTTCCATCCAGAGATGAAAAAGCAGCTAGAACAGGTCTGTCGCAAGGCGGGTGTAACACTCTTTGCCGGACTGTTAGCGCTGCTGCAGAGTGCGATTAGCAAGGCAAGTGGTCGCAACCAGAGTGTCATCTACATCCCCTTCTCAGGACGCGATTTCAAGCTCGACAAGGAGTCTACCGGCCCTTTTATTCGCCTGCTGCCTATCCGTGCTGATATCGGTGAGGGTGAGAGCTATGTGGAACTGCTGCAGTCACAGCGTGGTGCGATCCTCGATGCGATTGAATTTAGTGCGATCCCACCCGCCAATCTTCGCCAGATCGTTCGTGAACAGACAGAGGTCGGCGGCAAGGAGCCACAGGTGATCTGTCAGCTAATCTACGAAAATGAAGAGCAGCCGAAACTGGACAGTCTTGAAGTAGAGAGCTCGGTGCGTGACGGTGTTAACCCTCATGCGGCGATCATCGCCTCCTTCTTCCATTCACGCGAGAAGTTGCGCTGCACGGTCACATTCAACAGTGCATTGATCGATCGTGCCACGCTACAGCAGGTGATGAGTGGCTTTGCATCGGAGTCGACACGACTCTGCAGACAGGCGAGTCAGGTAGTTGACCCGAGGGTGCATACACCGCTGCCTGCAGTTGCAACCGAATCGGTATTGCAGGCTGAGCATCTCTGCGGCGATACCCGCAGATCGACAGCGGACTGCTCAATCGTGATCAGGTGGTCGATCAGGTGGTGGTGA
- a CDS encoding B12-binding domain-containing radical SAM protein, translated as MILGGLHVTACPDEAALHADAVVIGEGEPAWPLVMHDLKQGDLKSRYDARGDTFDMAQTPMPRFDLLDLERYNRITVQTSRGCPFDCEFCAASIRLSPKYRIKPVEKVIEEIRQIKSIWSKPFIEFADDNSFVNKCHSKALLRELSKENVRWFTESDLSIAKDDELLSLMRDSGCAQVLIGFEARQKWIDGS; from the coding sequence GTGATTCTGGGTGGACTGCACGTCACGGCCTGTCCTGATGAGGCGGCATTGCACGCTGATGCTGTGGTGATTGGTGAGGGTGAACCTGCGTGGCCACTCGTGATGCATGACCTAAAGCAGGGTGATTTGAAATCGCGATACGATGCGCGTGGCGATACCTTCGATATGGCTCAGACACCGATGCCGCGATTTGATCTGCTCGACCTGGAACGTTACAACCGCATTACCGTTCAGACCTCAAGGGGCTGTCCGTTCGACTGTGAGTTCTGCGCCGCCTCGATTCGTCTTTCACCCAAGTACCGTATCAAGCCGGTCGAGAAGGTGATTGAGGAGATTCGTCAGATCAAGTCGATCTGGTCAAAGCCGTTTATCGAGTTCGCCGATGACAATAGCTTTGTAAATAAGTGCCATTCAAAGGCGCTGCTGCGCGAACTGTCCAAGGAGAATGTTCGCTGGTTCACTGAGTCGGACCTCTCCATTGCCAAAGATGATGAGTTGTTGTCGCTGATGAGAGACAGCGGATGTGCACAGGTGCTGATTGGCTTTGAGGCCCGACAAAAGTGGATTGATGGGAGTTGA
- a CDS encoding thioesterase domain-containing protein has protein sequence MVDQVVVIWQFALKNDYGMKSDVNFFDAGGSSLQAVEIVANIKQTFGVELPLSSFVSAPTPAQQADLILSEEWRGDWNTAVALKASGDKPPFFCVHPSDGNVLCYSELASAMGEAYPFYGLQAKGLNGDDLPHQSFEEMASHYIEAMRELSPDGPYVIGGWSAGGIVAFEMGRQLKEQGVDAKLVLIDTLFPGVKSNGSDGDTAVDADSKVREQLLSEDQPELPENYSQAGTLREISAKASAHYRIGTYPGDISLMMSEDHDTSKQYLLKSLKQGISERNLKKTNHFSNSIEAWTVHHPLNWQHHARGRFEIYSVPGLHHSMMHKEHAPALAHQIMRVVDETTR, from the coding sequence GTGGTCGATCAGGTGGTGGTGATCTGGCAGTTTGCACTGAAAAATGACTACGGCATGAAATCAGACGTTAACTTCTTCGATGCTGGCGGTTCTTCACTACAGGCGGTGGAGATCGTCGCCAACATCAAGCAGACCTTTGGTGTCGAGCTTCCACTCTCGAGTTTTGTCTCCGCACCGACCCCTGCACAACAGGCCGATCTGATCCTCTCCGAAGAGTGGCGTGGCGACTGGAATACCGCAGTCGCCCTTAAGGCCAGTGGCGATAAGCCCCCCTTCTTCTGCGTCCATCCGTCTGACGGTAACGTGCTCTGCTACAGCGAGTTGGCCAGTGCGATGGGAGAGGCGTACCCCTTCTACGGACTGCAGGCGAAGGGTTTGAACGGTGATGATCTGCCGCACCAGAGCTTCGAGGAGATGGCCAGTCACTACATTGAGGCGATGCGTGAACTCTCACCCGATGGCCCCTATGTTATCGGTGGCTGGTCGGCCGGCGGCATCGTCGCCTTCGAGATGGGCAGGCAGTTGAAGGAGCAGGGGGTCGATGCCAAGCTGGTACTGATCGATACGCTCTTTCCCGGTGTTAAAAGTAATGGTTCGGATGGAGACACTGCTGTCGATGCGGACAGCAAGGTGAGAGAACAGCTACTTAGTGAGGATCAGCCAGAGCTACCGGAGAATTACAGCCAGGCCGGTACATTACGTGAAATCTCCGCCAAGGCCTCTGCACACTACCGCATCGGTACCTACCCGGGCGACATCTCACTGATGATGTCCGAGGATCACGACACCAGTAAACAGTACCTACTTAAGAGTCTGAAGCAGGGGATCTCAGAGCGTAATCTGAAAAAGACGAACCACTTCTCCAACTCGATTGAGGCGTGGACCGTGCATCACCCCTTGAACTGGCAGCACCACGCCAGGGGGCGGTTTGAGATCTACTCCGTTCCAGGGCTCCACCACAGCATGATGCACAAGGAGCACGCCCCGGCACTGGCCCACCAGATTATGCGGGTAGTGGATGAGACAACGAGGTGA